In Gemmatimonadota bacterium, a genomic segment contains:
- a CDS encoding aminotransferase class V-fold PLP-dependent enzyme encodes MQSRRNEFSIPAGVRYLNCAYMAPIPRVVEEAGLGGVRRKGDPSRIEARHFFEESDLARRLFAELIDADPEGVAIVPGVSYGVEIVARNLSPRPGQRIVVLAEQFPANVYPWKAVAERTGAYLYTVERPVPGESWSAAVIDAVDSDTALVTLGQVHWTDGSLLDLEAIGARAREVGAAFVIDGTQSIGALPFSVGRLKPDAVVCACYKWLLGPYSVGLAWIGERFRGGEPVEYTWLGRPGSEDFRALVDYRDELRPDASRFDSAERANFALMPMTVAGLEYVLALGPEAVQAHGRTITDHVVEGVLALDMAPPEGPRSGHIVGLSLPAGVDGGGLHRALTERGIYVSRRGAALRISPHVYNDLADADALVGALRTELTPEAS; translated from the coding sequence ATGCAATCCCGAAGAAACGAGTTTTCCATACCGGCGGGCGTCCGCTACCTGAACTGTGCCTACATGGCCCCCATCCCGCGCGTCGTGGAAGAGGCCGGCTTGGGCGGCGTGCGCAGAAAAGGCGATCCGAGCAGGATCGAGGCGCGCCACTTCTTCGAGGAGAGCGACCTGGCTCGCCGGCTTTTCGCGGAGTTGATCGACGCCGATCCCGAGGGCGTTGCCATCGTGCCGGGCGTCTCCTACGGCGTCGAGATCGTGGCGCGCAACCTGAGTCCCCGGCCCGGGCAGCGAATTGTCGTTCTGGCGGAGCAGTTCCCCGCCAACGTCTACCCTTGGAAGGCGGTCGCGGAGCGGACCGGCGCGTACCTGTACACGGTGGAGCGCCCGGTGCCCGGCGAGAGTTGGAGCGCCGCGGTCATCGACGCGGTCGATTCCGATACGGCGCTGGTCACGCTGGGGCAGGTCCACTGGACCGACGGCTCGCTGCTGGACCTGGAGGCGATCGGCGCGCGCGCCCGTGAGGTGGGCGCTGCGTTCGTCATCGACGGGACGCAGAGCATCGGCGCGCTGCCCTTCTCGGTCGGCCGCCTGAAGCCGGACGCGGTCGTGTGCGCGTGCTACAAGTGGCTGCTGGGGCCCTACTCGGTCGGCTTGGCCTGGATCGGGGAGCGCTTCCGCGGCGGCGAGCCGGTCGAGTACACGTGGTTGGGCCGGCCCGGCAGCGAGGATTTCCGCGCGCTGGTGGACTACCGCGACGAGCTGCGCCCCGACGCCTCGCGCTTCGACTCGGCCGAGCGCGCGAACTTTGCGCTCATGCCCATGACGGTGGCGGGTCTGGAGTACGTGCTGGCGCTGGGGCCCGAGGCGGTGCAGGCGCACGGCCGGACGATCACGGACCACGTGGTGGAGGGCGTCCTCGCGCTCGACATGGCGCCGCCGGAGGGGCCGCGCAGCGGACACATTGTCGGGTTGAGCCTACCCGCCGGCGTGGACGGCGGGGGCCTACACCGGGCGCTCACCGAGCGGGGCATCTACGTGTCCCGTCGCGGCGCCGCGCTCAGAATCTCGCCTCACGTGTACAACGACCTGGCCGACGCCGACGCCCTCGTGGGGGCTCTGCGGACCGAGTTGACGCCGGAGGCGAGTTGA
- a CDS encoding magnesium chelatase, which yields MTPSRPTTLGALKESGYVGQSVREEVRRNLIARLRDGSPVFHGVVGYDDTVVPQLVQALLAKQTVILLGLRGQAKSRMVRQLVDLLDPEIPIIAGSEVNDDPLRPISRHGKTVLEECGDSTPIDWVTRDARFVEKLATPDVTIADIIGDVDPIKAARGGHVLSDEMTIHFGLLPRANRGIFAVNELPDLSGKIQVGLFNVLQEGDVQIKGYPVRLPLDVLTVFTANPEDYTARGKIITPLKDRIGAEVRTHYPESVETGVRITRQEAWVDRGDVDIEVPDVVASVIERVAFLAREDKRVDQRSGVSQRLPIAALENAASSAERRALLTGEPPVVRISDVYAALPAIEGKLELEYEGELQGSERVARELIGRASAEALDDMVPEGVEDELAEVVDYFDRGGVLQVGDTAAAAAALEGLTAVAGLEGAVRRAGMWDGASPGARVAGCELVLEALAAERRISRSSGGAFRRRRARKRPAPPSAGGPSLEA from the coding sequence ATGACACCCTCCCGCCCGACCACGCTCGGTGCGTTGAAGGAGAGCGGTTACGTGGGCCAGAGCGTGCGCGAAGAGGTGCGCCGCAACCTGATCGCGCGCCTGCGCGACGGGAGTCCCGTGTTCCACGGCGTGGTTGGCTACGATGACACCGTCGTCCCCCAGCTCGTGCAGGCGCTGCTGGCCAAGCAGACCGTCATCTTGCTGGGGCTGCGCGGGCAGGCGAAGAGCCGCATGGTGCGCCAGCTCGTGGACCTGCTCGACCCCGAGATCCCTATCATCGCGGGCAGCGAGGTGAACGACGACCCGCTCCGGCCCATCTCGCGTCACGGCAAGACGGTGCTGGAGGAGTGCGGGGATTCGACGCCGATAGACTGGGTCACCCGCGACGCCCGCTTCGTCGAGAAGCTCGCCACGCCGGACGTGACCATCGCCGACATCATCGGCGACGTGGACCCCATCAAGGCGGCGCGCGGCGGGCACGTCCTGTCGGACGAGATGACGATCCACTTCGGGCTCCTGCCGCGCGCCAACCGCGGCATCTTCGCGGTCAACGAGCTGCCCGATCTGTCCGGCAAGATCCAGGTGGGGCTCTTCAACGTGCTCCAGGAAGGGGACGTGCAGATCAAGGGCTACCCTGTGCGGCTGCCGCTGGACGTCCTCACGGTCTTCACCGCGAACCCGGAGGACTACACCGCGCGCGGCAAGATCATCACGCCCCTGAAGGACAGGATCGGCGCCGAGGTGCGCACGCACTACCCGGAGAGCGTGGAGACCGGCGTGCGCATCACCCGGCAGGAGGCGTGGGTGGACCGCGGCGACGTGGACATCGAGGTGCCGGACGTGGTGGCCTCGGTGATAGAGCGGGTGGCGTTCCTGGCGCGCGAGGACAAGAGGGTCGATCAGCGCAGCGGGGTCAGCCAGCGGCTCCCCATAGCCGCGCTGGAGAACGCCGCGTCATCGGCCGAGCGGCGCGCGCTCCTGACCGGAGAGCCGCCGGTGGTGAGGATCAGCGACGTGTACGCCGCGCTGCCTGCGATCGAGGGCAAGCTGGAGCTGGAGTACGAGGGCGAGCTACAGGGCAGCGAGCGCGTCGCGCGCGAGCTCATCGGACGCGCCTCGGCGGAGGCGCTGGACGACATGGTCCCGGAGGGCGTCGAGGACGAGCTCGCGGAGGTCGTGGACTACTTCGACCGCGGCGGGGTCCTCCAGGTGGGCGACACCGCCGCCGCCGCCGCGGCGCTGGAGGGGCTCACCGCGGTCGCGGGGCTGGAAGGTGCAGTGCGGCGCGCGGGCATGTGGGACGGCGCGTCTCCGGGCGCGCGCGTGGCGGGGTGCGAACTGGTCCTGGAGGCGCTCGCCGCGGAGCGCAGGATCAGCCGATCCTCGGGCGGAGCGTTTCGCCGGCGCCGGGCCCGGAAGCGGCCCGCGCCGCCGTCCGCTGGAGGGCCTTCGCTGGAGGCGTAG
- a CDS encoding tetratricopeptide repeat protein: MSNDAEAVRRLDLLDAVNRRRAAGDYAGIRVLLEDDSPETLLGEAALGYWLAYARRRLGETEAALELAEALEEPCLRDADRQLHRKRTNLEAMALFDLGRVDDASERWSDLLGLATAAGDNPMVAHAANNLGVVATLRGQADESLAHHARALAAYERLADGRGIALTHQNLGIAYRERGLPREAEAHFRAAARAATPGSDEDVLARAQEERAVLFLMRGDPSLAEATAERARHRLAKVADRAGVAECLRVIGLARLVAGRRRDAQSPLREALRLAQEVGAALLEAETLEALAAVEPNEAEALHARADEIFGGLGAQGWGASVRERVAGFVEMAERGASP; the protein is encoded by the coding sequence ATGAGCAACGACGCCGAGGCGGTCCGTCGACTGGACCTGCTGGACGCGGTCAACCGTCGTCGAGCCGCCGGGGACTACGCCGGCATCCGGGTGCTGCTCGAGGACGATTCGCCCGAGACGCTCCTGGGCGAGGCCGCCCTGGGCTACTGGCTGGCGTACGCGCGCCGGCGACTCGGCGAGACCGAGGCAGCGCTGGAGCTGGCCGAGGCGCTCGAGGAGCCGTGCCTGCGGGACGCCGACCGCCAGCTCCACCGCAAGCGCACCAACCTGGAGGCGATGGCGCTGTTCGACCTGGGCCGTGTGGACGACGCGAGCGAGCGTTGGAGCGACCTCCTGGGGCTGGCCACCGCCGCGGGCGACAACCCAATGGTCGCGCACGCGGCCAACAACCTGGGTGTGGTGGCGACGCTGCGGGGGCAGGCCGATGAGTCGCTGGCGCACCACGCGCGCGCGCTCGCGGCGTACGAGCGGCTGGCGGACGGCCGCGGCATCGCCCTCACGCACCAGAACCTGGGCATCGCCTACCGAGAGCGGGGCCTGCCGCGCGAGGCCGAGGCGCACTTCCGCGCGGCCGCGCGGGCGGCCACGCCGGGCAGCGACGAAGACGTCCTGGCGCGGGCGCAGGAGGAGCGCGCGGTGCTGTTCCTGATGCGCGGCGACCCGAGCCTGGCCGAGGCTACCGCCGAGCGCGCGCGCCATCGCCTGGCGAAGGTAGCCGATCGCGCCGGGGTGGCCGAGTGCCTGCGCGTCATCGGCCTCGCGCGGCTGGTGGCCGGGCGCCGCCGCGACGCGCAGTCGCCGTTGCGCGAGGCCTTGCGCTTGGCGCAGGAGGTGGGCGCGGCGCTGCTGGAAGCCGAGACGCTGGAGGCGCTTGCGGCCGTCGAGCCGAACGAGGCCGAAGCTCTGCACGCGCGCGCCGATGAGATCTTCGGCGGGCTGGGCGCGCAGGGTTGGGGCGCCTCGGTGCGCGAACGGGTCGCTGGGTTCGTGGAGATGGCGGAGCGCGGCGCCAGCCCCTAG